From Montipora foliosa isolate CH-2021 chromosome 6, ASM3666993v2, whole genome shotgun sequence, a single genomic window includes:
- the LOC138008843 gene encoding melanocyte-stimulating hormone receptor-like yields the protein MKSSTTFLSHNLSITTSPANHGPGDDGQCFHLPDAKFDVFHQRAETNLVTGVLNAVLSPFAIMANLLIVLMILTRKSLQSPCNILLACLAISDLQVGILVQPSYVAYRLLENAHGFVPCSVRMLYSSGFYVYYGVSFTTLSAVSCERLIALEYHLRYSAIVRPRRVLKTALFIWLINILFTFLQWAQNDVFRGIHLVMWSFFLVTTVIIQITILKTVIRHQRQIKKQHLTSTSAMRQMQIKLAINVASIVAVYVLFNLPVLVVTLSHQFLFGNIDSYNFYSWSETAAFFNSSLNPLVCVWRVKAIRKVIAEVFSKKSQRKDDFLVKFRKITPSSKTGQ from the coding sequence ATGAAGTCTTCTACTACCTTTCTTTCCCACAATTTGAGCATCACAACTTCGCCAGCGAATCATGGACCAGGTGATGACGGTCAGTGCTTCCATCTCCCTGATGCTAAATTCGACGTATTCCATCAACGAGCCGAAACTAATCTCGTAACAGGTGTTTTAAATGCCGTGTTGTCGCCTTTCGCTATCATGGCGAATCTGCTCATAGTATTGATGATTTTGACAAGGAAATCCCTTCAATCGCCTTGCAATATCCTCCTTGCCTGCCTGGCGATCTCGGACCTCCAGGTTGGCATCCTAGTTCAACCGAGCTATGTGGCCTACAGACTGCTCGAAAACGCACACGGCTTCGTTCCCTGCTCGGTGAGAATGCTTTACTCGTCGGGATTTTACGTTTACTACGGAGTGTCATTCACGACATTGAGTGCTGTAAGCTGTGAAAGACTCATAGCCTTAGAATATCACCTAAGATACTCTGCAATTGTCCGTCCTCGGCGAGTTTTGAAAACGGCTTTGTTCATTTGGTTGATAAACATACTGTTCACATTTTTGCAATGGGCGCAGAATGACGTTTTTCGAGGTATTCATCTGGTAATGTGGTCGTTTTTCCTCGTAACTACTGTTATCATCCAAATCACAATCCTGAAAACAGTAATTCGCCAccaaagacaaattaaaaaacaGCACCTCACGTCCACGTCGGCAATGCGACAAATGCAAATCAAGCTGGCAATAAATGTTGCGTCCATCGTGGCAGTTTATGTACTGTTTAATCTTCCTGTTCTAGTTGTCACCCTTAGCCATCAATTCCTCTTCGGCAACATTGACAGTTACAATTTTTACAGCTGGTCTGAAACAGCGGCATTTTTCAATTCTTCCCTCAATCCTTTGGTCTGTGTGTGGAGAGTTAAGGCCATTAGGAAGGTAATCGCTGAAGTTTTCTCGAAGAAATCGCAACGAAAAGACGATTTTCTTGTGAAATTTCGGAAAATAACACCGTCGTCTAAAACCGGTCAGTGA